In one window of Zingiber officinale cultivar Zhangliang chromosome 11A, Zo_v1.1, whole genome shotgun sequence DNA:
- the LOC122032215 gene encoding vacuolar-processing enzyme gamma-isozyme-like: MSLEVDEQDSILTRWALLVAGSFGYENYRHQADVCHAYQVLKNGGLKDENIIVFMYDDIAYNENNPRPGIIINQPQGKDVYAGVPKDYVGENANVNNFFAVLLGNKSALTGGSGKVIDSGPDDHIFIYYADHGGPGVLGMPTSPDLYANDLNDVLKEKHAAKSYKSMVIYIEACDSGSIFEGFLPEKLNIYATTAAMATESSYATYCPWTHPALPPGYSVCLGDLYSVSWLEDSDKNDMAKETLEQQYKKIKKRTSVNGTYNVGSHVMQYGNVRELSSKRLYLYIGYSKPHHKGSAAHAYRQDSLPTINQEPIDQRDASLVFFWQNFQRAPEGSARRIEARKQLVEVMEHRSHVDDSIRLVGKLLFGDDRGLEILDAVRPAGQPLVDDWSCLKSMVRSFERYCGSLSQYGMKHMRKFANMCNAGVKAETMVKVSAEVCHTFPSNAWSSLRRGFSA; this comes from the exons ATGTCCCTCGAAGTCGACGAACAAGACTCGATCCTGACGAGGTGGGCGTTGCTCGTCGCCGGGTCCTTCGGCTACGAGAACTACCGCCATCAG GCTGACGTTTGCCACGCTTATCAAGTTCTGAAAAATGGCGGGCTCAAAGATGAAAACATCATCGTTTTCATGTACGATGACATCGCATATAACGAGAACAACCCTAGACCCGGAATCATCATCAACCAGCCCCAAGGGAAGGATGTATATGCCGGAGTTCCTAAG GATTATGTTGGAGAAAATGCCAACGTGAACAACTTCTTTGCTGTCCTTCTCGGGAACAAAAGTGCACTGACCGGTGGGAGTGGAAAGGTCATTGACAGCGGCCCGGATGATCATATCTTCATTTATTACGCTGATCACGGCGGCCCTGGAGTTCTTG GTATGCCAACATCTCCCGACCTTTACGCCAATGATCTGAACGATGTCCTAAAGGAAAAACACGCTGCAAAGTCTTATAAAAGCATG GTTATTTACATTGAAGCTTGCGATTCCGGGAGTATTTTCGAGGGATTTCTCCCGGAGAAGTTAAACATTTATGCTACCACAGCAGCCATGGCCACAGAGAGCAGTTACGCAACTTATTGTCCTTGGACGCACCCTGCCCTTCCTCCTGGTTATTCTGTATGTTTGGGAGATCTATACAGTGTTTCCTGGTTAGAGGACAG tGATAAGAATGACATGGCCAAAGAGACTTTGGAACAACAATATAAGAAA ATTAAGAAAAGGACCTCAGTTAATGGCACATACAACGTAGGTTCGCATGTCATGCAATATGGGAATGTTCGAGAGTTGAGTTCAAAAAGACTCTATCTCTACATCGGTTATTCCAAGCCTCATCACAAGGGCAGTGCTGCTCATGCTTATCGTCAGGACTCCTTGCCCACGATTAATCAGGAACCGATCGACCAACGTGATGCCAGTCTAGTATTTTTCTGGCAAAAT TTCCAAAGGGCACCTGAAGGCTCTGCTCGGAGAATTGAAGCTCGGAAGCAGTTGGTCGAGGTGATGGAGCATCGGTCGCATGTCGATGATAGCATTCGGCTCGTCGGAAAGCTTCTTTTCGGAGACGATCGAGGTTTAGAAATACTAGACGCTGTCCGGCCGGCAGGCCAGCCTTTGGTGGATGATTGGTCTTGCCTTAAGTCGATG GTTCGATCTTTCGAAAGATATTGTGGATCTCTGTCCCAGTATGGGATGAAACACATGAGAAAGTTTGCCAACATGTGCAATGCCGGCGTGAAGGCGGAAACAATGGTGAAGGTTTCGGCTGAAGTATGCCACACATTTCCCTCCAACGCTTGGAGCTCCCTTCGCAGGGGCTTTAGCGCATGA
- the LOC122031928 gene encoding ubiquitin carboxyl-terminal hydrolase 7-like, translated as MPTVSVKWQKEVFQAVEIDTSQPPLVFKCQLYALTGVPPERQKIMVKGGLLKDDADWATLGIKEGQKLMMMGTADEIVKAPEKGPVFMEDLPEEEQVVAVGHSAGLYNLGNTCYMNSTLQCLHSVPELKSALLSYTNSGRNTELDQYSHLLTVATRDLFSELDKNVKPVAPLQFLSILRKKYPQFAQQHNGSYMQQDAEECWTQLMYTLSQSLRSTDSDSSEALTAVKTLFGIGFVNRVFCAESGEESFENESVYALKCHISQEINHLHEGLKCGLKSELEKTSTSLGRSAMFSKESRISELPRYLTVQFVRFFWKRETNQKAKILRKVDYPLELDVYDFCSDELRQKLQAPRQALRELEDVKLGIKVENNKKENKVDAPKLKEGSSNEIGEPSGVIERGKVQLTGIYDLVAVLTHKGRSADSGHYVAWVKQDTGKWILFDDDNPSTQREEDITKLSGGGDWHMAYICMYKARVV; from the exons ATGCCGACCG TTAGTGTTAAGTGGCAAAAAGAAGTCTTCCAAGCTGTGGAAATTGACACCAGCCAACCTCCTCTTGTATTTAAATGCCAGTTATATGCTTTAACTGGCGTACCTCCTGAGAGGCAAAAGATCATGGTCAAGGGTGGCCTTTTGAAG GATGATGCTGATTGGGCAACTTTAGGTATTAAAGAG gGACAAAAACTGATGATGATGGGCACAGCAGATGAAATAGTGAAAGCTCCAGAAAAGGGTCCTGTATTTATGGAAGACTTGCCAGAAGAGGAACAAGTAGTAGCAGTT GGTCACAGTGCTGGTCTTTATAATCTGGGAAACACGTGTTACATGAACTCTACATTACAATGTTTACATTCTGTACCTGAGTTGAAGTCTGCACTCTTGAG CTATACCAACTCAGGGAGAAACACTGAGCTAGATCAGTACTCACATCTACTGACAGTTGCAACTCGAGATCTTTTTAGTGAACTTGATAAGAATGTCAAGCCCGTTGCACCATTGCAGTTCTTATCG ATTTTGCGAAAAAAGTATCCTCAATTTGCACAGCAGCATAATGGAAGTTATATGCAACAg GATGCTGAAGAATGTTGGACCCAACTTATGTATACACTCTCACAATCTCTTAGATCAACAGATTCGGATTCAAG TGAGGCATTGACAGCAGTGAAGACACTGTTTGGTATTGGTTTTGTCAACag ggTCTTCTGTGCTGAAAGTGGTGAAGAAAGCTTTGAGAATGAATCAGTGTATGCACTAAAATGTCATATCTCACAAGAGATAAACCATTTGCACGAAGGACTTAAATGT GGCCTAAAGTCAGAGCTTGAGAAGACTTCTACATCCTTAGGGCGTTCTGCAATGTTTTCAAAAGAATCACGTATTAGTGAATTGCCTAG GTACTTAACCGTTCAATTTGTTCGCTTCTTCTGGAAAAGAGAGACAAATCAAAAGGCGAAGATATTGAGG AAAGTTGATTATCCTTTGGAACTCGATGTTTATGATTTCTGCTCAGATGAGCTCCGTCAAAAGCTTCAAGCTCCCCGTCAG GCTCTACGAGAACTAGAAGATGTCAAGCTTGGAATTAAAGTGGAAAAcaacaaaaaggaaaataaagtCGATGCGCCTAAATTGAAGGAG GGATCATCCAATGAAATTGGAGAACCATCTGGGGTCATTGAAAGAG GAAAAGTGCAATTAACTGGAATTTACGATTTGGTTGCTGTGCTCACTCACAAGGGAAGGAGTGCTGACTCCGGGCACTATGTTGCCTGGGTAAAACAAGATACTG GAAAATGGATCCTATTTGACGATGACAATCCATCCACGCAAAGGGAAGAAGATATTACAAAGCTGTCGGGAGGCG GTGATTGGCACATGGCGTACATCTGTATGTATAAAGCCAGAGTGGTTTAA